From Cellulomonas fimi ATCC 484, a single genomic window includes:
- a CDS encoding cytidine deaminase → MEIDWDALRAAATEAMHRAYVPYSKFPVGVAALVDDGRVVVGCNVENASYGLTLCAECALVSGLHVSGGGRLVAFTCVDGHGNVLMPCGRCRQLLWEHGGPRLLVETVSGIKPMTEVLPDAFGPQDLEDRA, encoded by the coding sequence GTGGAGATCGACTGGGACGCGCTGCGCGCGGCGGCCACCGAGGCCATGCACCGTGCGTACGTGCCGTACTCGAAGTTCCCCGTCGGGGTGGCCGCGCTCGTCGACGACGGTCGTGTCGTCGTCGGGTGCAACGTCGAGAACGCGTCGTACGGCCTGACCCTGTGCGCCGAGTGCGCGCTCGTGTCCGGCCTGCACGTGTCCGGCGGCGGGCGGCTGGTGGCGTTCACCTGCGTGGACGGGCACGGCAACGTGCTCATGCCGTGCGGGCGGTGCCGCCAGCTGCTGTGGGAGCACGGCGGTCCGCGCCTGCTCGTGGAGACGGTCTCGGGGATCAAGCCGATGACCGAGGTGCTGCCGGACGCGTTCGGTCCGCAGGACCTGGAGGACCGTGCGTGA
- a CDS encoding ABC transporter ATP-binding protein, whose amino-acid sequence MKLELRGITKRFGALVANDHIDLTVEPGEIHCLLGENGAGKSTLMNVLYGLYQADEGEILLDDVPQAFAGPGDAMAAGIGMVHQHFMLIPVFTVAENVMLGHEQTSSGGRLDLEAGRAKVREIAARFGFHVDPDALVEDLPVGVQQRVEIIKALSRDARVLVFDEPTAVLTPQETDELMTIMRQLKESGAAIVFITHKLREVREVADRITVVRRGAVVGEASPTASDAELASLMVGRAVELTVHKDAPKHSESLLEVTDLQVTDSRGAVLVDDVSFQVRGGEVLVVAGVQGNGQTELAEALGGLQPNVTGSIRLDGAELVGRSVRQVLDAGLGFVPEDRNEDGLVGSFSVAENLVLDRTDGPPFVRRGALQLRARDTFAREKVDEFDIRTQGIDTPVGRLSGGNQQKVVLARELSRDLRLLVAAQPTRGVDVGSIEFIHKRIVETRDAGIPVIVVSTELDEAVALGDRIMVMYRGRVVGIVPATTPRDVLGLMMAGIAPQDAADVA is encoded by the coding sequence ATGAAGCTGGAGCTGCGTGGCATCACCAAGCGCTTCGGGGCGCTGGTGGCCAACGACCACATCGACCTCACGGTCGAGCCCGGGGAGATCCACTGCCTCCTCGGGGAGAACGGGGCTGGCAAGTCCACCCTGATGAACGTCCTGTACGGCCTGTACCAGGCCGACGAGGGCGAGATCCTGCTCGACGACGTCCCGCAGGCCTTCGCGGGCCCCGGCGACGCGATGGCCGCCGGCATCGGCATGGTGCACCAGCACTTCATGCTCATCCCGGTGTTCACGGTCGCCGAGAACGTCATGCTCGGGCACGAGCAGACCTCCTCCGGGGGAAGGCTGGACCTCGAGGCGGGCCGCGCGAAGGTGCGCGAGATCGCCGCCCGGTTCGGCTTCCACGTCGACCCCGACGCCCTCGTCGAGGACCTGCCCGTCGGCGTGCAGCAGCGCGTCGAGATCATCAAGGCGCTCTCCCGGGACGCCCGCGTGCTCGTCTTCGACGAGCCCACCGCGGTGCTCACGCCGCAGGAGACCGACGAGCTCATGACGATCATGCGCCAGCTCAAGGAGTCGGGCGCCGCGATCGTCTTCATCACCCACAAGCTCCGTGAGGTCCGCGAGGTGGCGGACCGCATCACGGTCGTGCGCCGCGGTGCCGTCGTGGGCGAGGCGAGCCCCACCGCGAGCGACGCCGAGCTCGCGTCGCTCATGGTCGGCCGCGCGGTCGAGCTGACGGTGCACAAGGACGCGCCGAAGCACAGCGAGTCGCTGCTCGAGGTCACGGACCTGCAGGTCACCGACAGCCGCGGCGCCGTGCTGGTCGACGACGTGAGCTTCCAGGTCCGTGGCGGCGAGGTGCTCGTCGTCGCGGGTGTGCAGGGCAACGGCCAGACCGAGCTCGCCGAGGCGCTCGGTGGCCTCCAGCCCAACGTGACGGGCTCGATCCGTCTCGACGGCGCCGAGCTCGTCGGCCGCTCGGTGCGGCAGGTGCTCGACGCGGGCCTCGGGTTCGTCCCCGAGGACCGCAACGAGGACGGCCTCGTCGGCTCGTTCTCCGTCGCCGAGAACCTCGTGCTCGACCGGACCGACGGCCCGCCGTTCGTCCGCCGCGGCGCGCTGCAGCTGCGCGCGCGCGACACGTTCGCGCGCGAGAAGGTCGACGAGTTCGACATCCGCACGCAGGGCATCGACACGCCCGTCGGGCGGCTCTCGGGCGGCAACCAGCAGAAGGTCGTGCTCGCGCGGGAGCTGTCGCGCGACCTGCGGCTCCTCGTCGCGGCGCAGCCCACGCGCGGCGTCGACGTGGGGTCCATCGAGTTCATCCACAAGCGGATCGTCGAGACGCGTGACGCGGGGATCCCCGTGATCGTCGTGTCCACCGAGCTCGACGAGGCCGTGGCGCTCGGAGATCGGATCATGGTCATGTACCGAGGACGCGTCGTGGGGATCGTCCCCGCGACCACCCCCCGGGACGTGCTCGGCCTCATGATGGCCGGCATCGCCCCGCAGGACGCGGCGGACGTCGCATGA
- the sdhD gene encoding succinate dehydrogenase, hydrophobic membrane anchor protein — MSLVADPKAPRPPKAGPGRRTTRGNTELYGWVFMRASGVLLVVLIFGHLFVNLVAGEGVTAIDFGFVAGKWASPFWQVWDLLMLWLAMIHGTNGMRTIVNDYAEKDTTRLVLKGLLYLAFVLVVVLGTLVIFTFDPCPTGSPADLLPSFCTA, encoded by the coding sequence ATGTCCCTGGTCGCCGACCCCAAGGCACCGCGTCCCCCCAAGGCGGGCCCGGGCCGCCGCACGACGCGCGGCAACACCGAGCTCTACGGCTGGGTCTTCATGCGCGCGTCGGGCGTCCTGCTCGTCGTGCTGATCTTCGGGCACCTGTTCGTCAACCTGGTCGCCGGCGAGGGCGTCACGGCGATCGACTTCGGGTTCGTCGCCGGCAAGTGGGCGTCGCCGTTCTGGCAGGTCTGGGACCTGCTCATGCTCTGGCTCGCGATGATCCACGGCACCAACGGCATGCGCACGATCGTCAACGACTACGCCGAGAAGGACACCACGCGGCTGGTCCTCAAGGGCCTGCTCTACCTCGCGTTCGTCCTGGTGGTCGTGCTCGGCACGCTCGTGATCTTCACGTTCGACCCCTGCCCCACGGGCAGCCCGGCCGACCTCCTCCCCTCGTTCTGCACGGCCTGA
- a CDS encoding mannose-1-phosphate guanylyltransferase, which yields MSSDPSSSAAPASPQTPAGPVPGFHAVVPAGGAGTRLWPLSRAGHPKFLHDLTGSGRTLLQATVDRLVPLAGPHGVLVVTGHRHADAVAAQVPALVDGPAGGPARLLAEPSPRDSMAAIGLAAAVLLERHGEDVVLGSFAADQVIVGTEAFERAVREGVVAARAGYVVTVGIRATGPSTAFGYVRSGAPLGLDGAPSVLHAQGFTEKPDEETAAAYLATGEYRWNAGMFLVRARVLLDHLATQLPALAEGLRTIAAAWDGPDRDAVLETTWPTLTKIAIDHAIAEPVAAAGGVAVVPGDFTWDDVGDFASLGGLLGSPTLGDDALVLRVDAPDALVVPGAGRTVSVVGVPDAVVVDTPDALLVTTRAHAQQVKAAVDGWRGRGRDDLL from the coding sequence ATGTCGAGCGACCCGTCGTCCAGCGCCGCGCCCGCCTCCCCGCAGACCCCGGCCGGACCCGTCCCCGGCTTCCACGCCGTCGTCCCCGCCGGCGGCGCCGGGACCCGGCTGTGGCCGCTGTCGCGCGCGGGCCACCCCAAGTTCCTGCACGACCTGACCGGCTCCGGGCGGACGCTGCTGCAGGCGACGGTCGACCGGCTCGTCCCGCTGGCCGGTCCGCACGGCGTCCTGGTCGTCACCGGCCACCGGCACGCGGACGCCGTCGCCGCGCAGGTGCCCGCGCTCGTCGACGGCCCTGCGGGAGGCCCCGCGCGGCTGCTCGCCGAGCCGTCGCCGCGCGACTCGATGGCCGCCATCGGGCTCGCGGCGGCGGTGCTGCTGGAGCGGCACGGCGAGGACGTCGTGCTCGGCTCGTTCGCCGCCGACCAGGTGATCGTCGGGACCGAGGCGTTCGAGCGGGCGGTCCGTGAGGGCGTCGTCGCGGCGCGCGCGGGGTACGTGGTGACGGTCGGGATCCGGGCGACGGGCCCGTCGACGGCGTTCGGCTACGTCCGCTCCGGCGCGCCGCTCGGGCTGGACGGTGCGCCGTCGGTGCTGCACGCGCAGGGGTTCACGGAGAAGCCCGACGAGGAGACGGCCGCGGCCTACCTGGCGACGGGGGAGTACCGGTGGAACGCGGGCATGTTCCTCGTGCGCGCCCGCGTGCTGCTCGACCACCTCGCGACGCAGCTCCCCGCGCTCGCCGAGGGACTGCGCACGATCGCGGCGGCGTGGGACGGGCCGGACCGCGACGCGGTGCTCGAGACGACGTGGCCGACGCTCACGAAGATCGCCATCGACCACGCGATCGCGGAGCCCGTGGCGGCGGCGGGCGGGGTCGCGGTCGTCCCGGGAGACTTCACGTGGGACGACGTGGGCGACTTCGCGTCGCTCGGCGGACTGCTCGGCAGCCCGACGCTCGGCGACGACGCCCTGGTGCTCCGGGTGGACGCACCCGACGCGCTCGTCGTGCCCGGCGCGGGGCGCACGGTGTCGGTCGTCGGGGTGCCGGACGCCGTGGTCGTCGACACGCCCGACGCGCTGCTGGTGACGACGCGCGCACACGCGCAGCAGGTCAAGGCGGCGGTCGACGGCTGGCGCGGTCGTGGGCGCGACGACCTGCTCTGA
- the sdhC gene encoding succinate dehydrogenase, cytochrome b556 subunit, whose product MPAAPAKAPAGTLYRGREGMWSWVAHRVTGVAIFFFLLVHVLDTSLVRVSPEAYNEVIATYKNPVMGLGEAGLVAAIVFHAFNGIRIVLVDFWSKGTKYQRVMLWVVLGLFVVTMAGFLPRHLMHVFGGGE is encoded by the coding sequence GTGCCCGCAGCGCCTGCCAAAGCGCCGGCTGGAACGCTCTACCGAGGGCGCGAAGGCATGTGGTCGTGGGTCGCGCACCGCGTGACCGGTGTCGCGATCTTCTTCTTCCTGCTCGTGCACGTCCTCGACACCTCGCTCGTGCGGGTCTCCCCCGAGGCCTACAACGAGGTCATCGCCACCTACAAGAACCCGGTCATGGGTCTGGGCGAGGCCGGCCTGGTGGCCGCGATCGTGTTCCACGCGTTCAACGGCATCCGGATCGTGCTCGTCGACTTCTGGTCCAAGGGCACGAAGTACCAGCGCGTGATGCTGTGGGTCGTCCTCGGCCTGTTCGTCGTGACCATGGCCGGGTTCCTGCCCCGCCACCTCATGCACGTGTTCGGAGGTGGTGAGTGA
- a CDS encoding amidohydrolase, with protein MPDASTSAPSLVPALDVPRRSTDADVAHLVALLASMRDELVAIRRDLHAHPELGRTEERTTRVVAERLRLAGLSPRLLPGSGLVCDIGPSPAQSGRRRIALRADLDGLPVADTCGLPWASTHRGVAHACGHDVHTTAVLGAGLALADVAASGGLGTGVRLVFQPAEEVQPGGALDVVNAGGLDGVAQIFAIHCDPKVDVGHVGTRIGPITSASDEVQVVLTGPGGHTSRPHLTGDLVFALGQVITQVPAILGRRLDPRSGVNLTWGAVQAGSAHNAIPSSGSVRGTLRCLDVRAWEKASDVFHSAVEQVVAPLGLEAEVRHHRGVPPVENEERSTGVLEAAARDVLGPDAVLLTEQSLGGEDFAWYLTKVPGAMARLGTRTPGGRTYDIHQGDLRVDERAVEAGALLLARAAVLAGRA; from the coding sequence GTGCCCGACGCGTCCACCTCCGCCCCCTCGCTCGTGCCCGCCCTCGACGTGCCGCGGCGCTCCACGGACGCCGACGTGGCGCACCTGGTGGCGCTCCTGGCGTCGATGCGCGACGAGCTCGTCGCGATCCGCCGCGACCTGCACGCCCACCCCGAGCTGGGCCGCACCGAGGAGCGCACGACGCGCGTCGTCGCCGAGCGCCTGCGCCTCGCCGGGCTGTCCCCCCGCCTGCTGCCGGGGTCCGGGCTGGTGTGCGACATCGGCCCGTCGCCCGCACAGTCGGGCCGCCGGCGCATCGCGCTGCGCGCCGACCTCGACGGGCTTCCCGTGGCCGACACGTGCGGCCTGCCGTGGGCGTCGACGCACCGCGGGGTCGCGCACGCGTGCGGGCACGACGTGCACACGACGGCGGTGCTGGGCGCGGGTCTCGCGCTCGCGGACGTCGCGGCCTCGGGCGGGCTCGGGACGGGCGTGCGGCTCGTGTTCCAGCCGGCCGAGGAGGTGCAGCCCGGTGGCGCGCTCGACGTCGTCAACGCGGGCGGGCTCGACGGGGTCGCGCAGATCTTCGCGATCCACTGCGACCCGAAGGTCGACGTCGGGCACGTCGGGACGCGCATCGGGCCGATCACGTCGGCGAGCGACGAGGTGCAGGTGGTGCTGACGGGGCCGGGCGGCCACACGTCGCGGCCGCACCTCACGGGCGACCTGGTGTTCGCCCTCGGGCAGGTCATCACGCAGGTGCCCGCGATCCTGGGACGTCGGCTCGACCCGCGCTCGGGGGTCAACCTCACCTGGGGCGCGGTGCAGGCCGGCTCGGCGCACAACGCGATCCCGTCGTCGGGGTCGGTGCGCGGGACGCTGCGCTGCCTCGACGTGCGGGCGTGGGAGAAGGCGTCGGACGTGTTCCACTCCGCGGTGGAGCAGGTCGTCGCGCCGCTCGGGCTGGAGGCGGAGGTCCGCCACCACCGCGGGGTGCCGCCGGTCGAGAACGAGGAGCGCTCGACGGGCGTCCTGGAGGCGGCCGCGCGCGACGTGCTCGGCCCCGACGCGGTGCTGCTCACGGAGCAGTCGCTCGGCGGCGAGGACTTCGCCTGGTACCTGACGAAGGTGCCCGGGGCGATGGCGCGGCTCGGCACGCGGACGCCGGGCGGCCGCACCTACGACATCCACCAGGGTGACCTGCGGGTGGACGAGCGCGCGGTCGAGGCCGGTGCGCTGCTGCTCGCGCGGGCGGCGGTGCTCGCCGGGCGCGCCTGA
- a CDS encoding ABC transporter permease gives MSGSTQPTTPVVTDAGGDDAAKVPDTRDSRWGDAFQRVVSGGWAVSLGAVVLAVLAGSIMIAFTDEGVQEASQYFFARPGDTLAAIGQAVGGAYAALFRGAVYDFRADDFATGIRPLTQSLTYATPLIAAGLGVALAFRAGMFNIGGLGQMLAAAAGAGWVGFAFDLPAGVHLVVALVVGILAGALWAGIAGVLKATTGAHEVIVTIMLNYVAFYLLSYLLATPGLLQAPGSANPKSPPMKDTAVLPDLLGARYALHLGFLLALVAVVVVWWLLNRSSAGFAFRAIGENPHAARVAGIHVPRTTVLAMVTSGALIGLAGATQVLGLITTGFGSDIDAGIGFDAITVALLGGSNPVGVLFASLLFGAFKAGGSAMQASQRIPIEIVLVVQSLIVLFIAAPPLVRAVFRLPQPDRKRPAPRRTSKKTQDTTTAVER, from the coding sequence ATGAGCGGCTCGACGCAGCCCACGACCCCGGTCGTGACCGACGCAGGCGGCGACGACGCCGCCAAGGTCCCGGACACGCGCGACAGCCGCTGGGGGGACGCGTTCCAGCGCGTCGTCTCGGGCGGCTGGGCGGTGTCGCTCGGCGCGGTCGTGCTGGCCGTGCTCGCGGGCTCGATCATGATCGCGTTCACCGACGAGGGCGTGCAGGAGGCCTCGCAGTACTTCTTCGCGCGGCCCGGCGACACCCTCGCGGCGATCGGCCAGGCGGTCGGCGGCGCGTACGCGGCGCTGTTCCGCGGCGCGGTGTACGACTTCCGCGCGGACGACTTCGCGACCGGCATCCGCCCGCTCACGCAGTCCCTGACGTACGCGACCCCGCTCATCGCGGCGGGTCTCGGCGTCGCGCTCGCGTTCCGCGCCGGCATGTTCAACATCGGCGGCCTCGGGCAGATGCTCGCGGCGGCGGCCGGTGCCGGCTGGGTCGGCTTCGCGTTCGACCTGCCCGCGGGCGTGCACCTCGTCGTGGCGCTCGTCGTCGGCATCCTCGCCGGTGCGCTCTGGGCAGGCATCGCGGGCGTGCTCAAGGCGACCACGGGCGCGCACGAGGTGATCGTCACGATCATGCTCAACTACGTCGCGTTCTACCTGCTGTCCTACCTGCTCGCGACGCCCGGCCTGCTGCAGGCGCCCGGCTCCGCGAACCCCAAGTCGCCGCCCATGAAGGACACCGCGGTCCTGCCCGACCTCCTCGGGGCGCGCTACGCGCTGCACCTCGGGTTCCTGCTCGCGCTCGTCGCGGTCGTCGTCGTGTGGTGGCTGCTCAACCGGTCGAGCGCCGGGTTCGCGTTCCGCGCGATCGGTGAGAACCCGCACGCGGCGCGCGTCGCGGGCATCCACGTCCCGCGCACGACCGTCCTCGCGATGGTCACGTCCGGCGCGCTCATCGGCCTCGCCGGAGCGACGCAGGTGCTCGGGCTCATCACCACCGGCTTCGGGTCGGACATCGACGCCGGGATCGGGTTCGACGCGATCACCGTCGCGCTGCTCGGCGGGTCCAACCCCGTCGGCGTGCTGTTCGCGAGCCTCCTGTTCGGCGCCTTCAAGGCCGGCGGCTCGGCGATGCAGGCCTCGCAGCGCATCCCGATCGAGATCGTGCTCGTCGTCCAGTCGCTCATCGTGCTGTTCATCGCCGCGCCCCCGCTGGTGCGCGCGGTGTTCCGGCTCCCGCAGCCGGACCGCAAGCGACCGGCCCCGCGACGCACCTCGAAGAAGACGCAGGACACGACGACGGCGGTGGAGCGATGA
- a CDS encoding thymidine phosphorylase, with the protein MSTTEPFDAVDVIVAKRDGHRLTDAQIDWVVDAYTRGVVADEQMSSLAMAILLNGMDRAEIARWTAAMIASGERLDFSSLSRPTSDKHSTGGVGDKITLPLAPLVAVFDVAVPQLSGRGLGHTGGTLDKLESIPGWRAALSNDETMRQLEEVGAVICQAGSGLAPADRKLYALRDVTGTVEAIPLIASSIMSKKIAEGTGSLVLDVKVGSGAFMKDEARARELAQTMVELGTDAGVTTVALLTDMSTPLGLTAGNALEVRESVEVLAGGGPADVVELTVALAREMLVAAGRPDADPAAALADGRAMDVWKRMIAAQGGDPDATLPVARETEQVVAETDGVVASVDAYAVGIAAWRLGAGRARKEDPVQAGAGVELHVRPGDTVRAGQPLLTLHTDTPERFGRAREALDGGLVVAPAGTVVPERRLVLDRVEA; encoded by the coding sequence ATGAGCACCACCGAGCCGTTCGACGCCGTCGACGTCATCGTCGCCAAGCGCGACGGGCACCGCCTGACCGACGCGCAGATCGACTGGGTCGTCGACGCGTACACGCGCGGCGTCGTCGCGGACGAGCAGATGTCGTCGCTCGCGATGGCGATCCTGCTCAACGGCATGGACCGGGCCGAGATCGCGCGGTGGACCGCCGCGATGATCGCGAGCGGCGAGCGGCTGGACTTCTCGTCGCTGTCGCGGCCGACCTCCGACAAGCACTCGACCGGCGGCGTGGGGGACAAGATCACGCTGCCGCTCGCACCGCTCGTCGCGGTCTTCGACGTCGCGGTGCCGCAGCTCTCGGGCCGCGGCCTGGGCCACACGGGCGGCACGCTCGACAAGCTCGAGTCGATCCCCGGCTGGCGCGCGGCGCTGTCGAACGACGAGACGATGCGCCAGCTCGAGGAGGTCGGCGCGGTCATCTGCCAGGCCGGCTCGGGCCTCGCGCCCGCGGACCGCAAGCTGTACGCGCTGCGCGACGTCACGGGCACGGTCGAGGCCATCCCGCTCATCGCCAGCTCGATCATGAGCAAGAAGATCGCGGAGGGCACGGGCTCGCTCGTGCTCGACGTCAAGGTCGGCTCCGGTGCGTTCATGAAGGACGAGGCCCGGGCGCGCGAGCTCGCGCAGACGATGGTCGAGCTCGGCACCGACGCGGGCGTCACGACGGTCGCGCTGCTCACCGACATGTCGACGCCGCTGGGCCTGACCGCGGGCAACGCGCTCGAGGTCCGCGAGTCGGTCGAGGTGCTCGCCGGCGGCGGCCCTGCCGACGTCGTCGAGCTCACGGTCGCGCTCGCGCGCGAGATGCTCGTCGCGGCCGGACGCCCCGACGCGGACCCCGCGGCGGCGCTCGCCGACGGGCGGGCGATGGACGTCTGGAAGCGCATGATCGCGGCGCAGGGCGGCGACCCGGACGCGACCCTGCCGGTCGCGCGCGAGACCGAGCAGGTCGTCGCCGAGACCGACGGCGTGGTCGCGTCGGTCGACGCGTACGCGGTCGGCATCGCCGCCTGGCGGCTCGGCGCGGGACGCGCGCGCAAGGAGGACCCGGTGCAGGCCGGTGCGGGCGTCGAGCTGCACGTGCGGCCCGGCGACACCGTGCGCGCCGGGCAGCCGCTGCTCACGCTGCACACGGACACCCCCGAGCGGTTCGGGCGCGCGCGCGAGGCGCTCGACGGCGGCCTCGTCGTCGCGCCCGCGGGGACGGTCGTCCCGGAGCGTCGGCTGGTCCTGGACCGCGTCGAGGCCTGA
- a CDS encoding ABC transporter permease, with protein MTTLAPVPDQAVVEHRRVTVVSWKATIGFGVVTALFALLLVLAPRTGNAAFRLATDGDLFTLPNLSVPGMATAWICVVVMALLVLLVGLLSARGRRVPLWVPVLFAVVFLFGFLAWAAAGSDRDIPFVRLIGGSVLLAVPIVFGALGGVIGERAGVVNIAIEGQLLAGAFTAAVVGSVTDSPWLGLLAAIVSGVLVAAVLAVFAITYRVNQVIVGVVLNVLVIGLTSFFYSQVLVPSAEQLNDTTRFERIAIPLLSKIPIIGPALFNQTVVVYLMYLAVPAVWFALSRTRWGLRVRAVGEHPKAADTVGIKVERTRWRAVLIAGGIAGVGGAFYTVVSVSSFGKEMTAGAGFIALAAVIFGNWDPIRAALAALLFGFASNLEGALSIVGAPVPSQFMLMLPYVVTILAVAGLVGRSRAPAASGEPYVKE; from the coding sequence ATGACGACCCTGGCCCCGGTCCCCGACCAGGCGGTGGTCGAGCACCGCCGCGTCACCGTCGTGAGCTGGAAGGCGACGATCGGCTTCGGCGTCGTCACCGCGCTGTTCGCGCTCCTGCTCGTCCTCGCGCCCCGCACGGGCAACGCGGCGTTCCGCCTCGCGACCGACGGCGACCTGTTCACGCTGCCGAACCTGTCCGTGCCGGGCATGGCGACGGCCTGGATCTGCGTCGTCGTCATGGCCCTGCTCGTGCTGCTCGTCGGCCTGCTGTCCGCCCGCGGCCGCCGCGTGCCGCTGTGGGTGCCCGTGCTGTTCGCGGTCGTCTTCCTGTTCGGGTTCCTCGCCTGGGCGGCCGCGGGCAGCGACCGCGACATCCCGTTCGTGCGGCTCATCGGCGGCTCCGTGCTGCTGGCCGTGCCGATCGTGTTCGGTGCGCTGGGCGGCGTCATCGGCGAGCGCGCCGGTGTCGTCAACATCGCGATCGAGGGCCAGCTCCTCGCGGGCGCGTTCACGGCCGCGGTCGTGGGCTCGGTGACCGACTCGCCGTGGCTCGGCCTGCTCGCCGCGATCGTCTCGGGTGTGCTCGTCGCCGCGGTGCTCGCGGTGTTCGCGATCACGTACCGCGTCAACCAGGTCATCGTCGGCGTCGTGCTCAACGTGCTCGTGATCGGCCTGACGAGCTTCTTCTACTCGCAGGTCCTCGTGCCGAGCGCCGAGCAGCTCAACGACACGACGCGCTTCGAGCGCATCGCGATCCCGCTGCTGTCGAAGATCCCGATCATCGGACCGGCGCTGTTCAACCAGACCGTCGTCGTCTACCTCATGTACCTCGCGGTCCCGGCCGTGTGGTTCGCGCTGAGCCGGACCCGCTGGGGCCTGCGCGTGCGGGCCGTCGGCGAGCACCCCAAGGCGGCCGACACCGTCGGCATCAAGGTCGAGCGCACGCGCTGGCGCGCCGTCCTCATCGCCGGTGGCATCGCGGGCGTCGGCGGCGCGTTCTACACCGTGGTCTCGGTGTCGAGCTTCGGCAAGGAGATGACCGCGGGCGCCGGCTTCATCGCGCTGGCCGCCGTCATCTTCGGCAACTGGGACCCGATCCGGGCCGCGCTGGCCGCCCTGCTGTTCGGCTTCGCGTCGAACCTCGAGGGTGCGCTCAGCATCGTCGGCGCCCCCGTGCCCAGCCAGTTCATGCTCATGCTGCCGTACGTCGTGACGATCCTGGCCGTCGCCGGGCTCGTCGGCCGCTCGCGCGCGCCCGCGGCCTCCGGCGAGCCGTACGTCAAGGAGTGA
- a CDS encoding BMP family lipoprotein: protein MKKIIRVAALGGAVALTLAACGSAPEETEETAGTGDAAASDFKACIVSDAGGFDDKSFNQLSYEGTKKAADELGAEFAEVQSDSSADFPGNLQSLVSESCNTIVSVGFALSADTVESATSNPDISYVLVDDAADNDFDGTKDAENIKPLLYDTAQAAFLAGYLAAGYSEAGKVGTFGGQPYPTVTIFMDGFKQGVEHYNAEKGTNVQVVGYQGGDQGSFTGGFEANDSAKEVAAGIIDQGVDVLLPVGGPIYQSAMDAIADSGREIALIGVDADFFETDPSTQDLVLTSILKKMDVSTYEAVLASAEEGFDYEAYVGTLENEGVGLAPLHNFEDKVDPALMEEVDALRQAIIDGEVTVTSYLSE from the coding sequence GTGAAGAAGATCATCCGTGTGGCCGCACTCGGTGGGGCGGTCGCCCTCACCCTCGCGGCATGTGGCAGCGCCCCCGAGGAGACCGAGGAGACGGCCGGCACCGGCGACGCCGCGGCCTCCGACTTCAAGGCCTGCATCGTCTCGGACGCCGGTGGCTTCGACGACAAGAGCTTCAACCAGCTCAGCTACGAGGGCACCAAGAAGGCTGCCGACGAGCTCGGCGCGGAGTTCGCCGAGGTCCAGTCCGACTCGTCGGCCGACTTCCCCGGCAACCTGCAGAGCCTCGTCTCCGAGAGCTGCAACACCATCGTCTCCGTCGGCTTCGCGCTCTCGGCCGACACGGTCGAGTCGGCCACGTCGAACCCCGACATCAGCTACGTCCTCGTCGACGACGCCGCGGACAACGACTTCGACGGCACCAAGGACGCGGAGAACATCAAGCCGCTCCTGTACGACACGGCGCAGGCCGCGTTCCTCGCGGGCTACCTCGCCGCGGGCTACTCCGAGGCCGGCAAGGTCGGCACCTTCGGCGGCCAGCCCTACCCGACCGTCACGATCTTCATGGACGGCTTCAAGCAGGGCGTCGAGCACTACAACGCCGAGAAGGGCACCAACGTCCAGGTCGTCGGCTACCAGGGTGGCGACCAGGGCTCCTTCACGGGCGGCTTCGAGGCCAACGACTCCGCCAAGGAGGTCGCGGCCGGCATCATCGACCAGGGCGTCGACGTCCTGCTGCCCGTCGGTGGCCCGATCTACCAGTCCGCGATGGACGCCATCGCCGACTCCGGCCGTGAGATCGCGCTGATCGGCGTGGACGCCGACTTCTTCGAGACGGACCCGTCGACGCAGGACCTCGTCCTGACCTCGATCCTCAAGAAGATGGACGTCTCCACGTACGAGGCCGTGCTCGCCTCCGCCGAGGAGGGCTTCGACTACGAGGCCTACGTCGGCACGCTCGAGAACGAGGGCGTGGGCCTGGCCCCGCTGCACAACTTCGAGGACAAGGTCGACCCGGCCCTCATGGAGGAGGTCGACGCGCTGCGTCAGGCGATCATCGACGGCGAGGTCACCGTCACCTCGTACCTGTCGGAGTGA